GTATGATGGTTTCGTCCCAGCTTATCTTTGCTGTGCTTCCCAAGATGGCGTAGCGGTCCAAAAGTGGAGTTAGATATAAGTGTAGCTTCTCACCCTCTGACTTTACCTTCCTGGTGTAAGCTTTAAAGCTTACTGTAACTTTTTCTCCTTCCTTCTCCCAGTATAAACCTAATTTTTCCATGTTATATCTCCCTCACTAAGTCTTCCATCTTCATGCCCCTTGACCCCTTTACAAGTATAACGCTTCCCTCTCTTATAAGACTTGACAGGTATCTTAAAGCCTCCTCCTTTGAAGAGCTATGATAGCAAAGGACGCCGTGCCGTAGGCATTCCTCATAAGCAAAGCGCATGTGTGTGCCGTAGAATATACACGCATCTATCCCAAGCTCTGCACAGAGTTTGCCTACCTCTCTGTGATAGGCTTCTGACATGGGACCAAGCTCAAGCATATCTCCCAGAAGAGCTATCCTGTATCCATCAAACAAAGATAGAGATAAGAGGGCTTTTCTCACAGAAGGTGGATTGGCATTGTAGGTATCATCTATTATCAAGAATGACCCTTTCCTTATAAGATGAAATCGCTGTGGTGCTGGGGAAAAGTTGGCAAGGTGATGCGATAGCTCTTTCCAGTTATAACCCAGAGCCTTTAAAACTCCCAGACTGCAGAGGGCATTCTCTAAGACGGCTAAGCTGGGGACTCTTAAGCTCAAGCTAACATCCTCCACTTGGAAAGTTATTCCTTCTTTGCTGAGCTTTATATTGGTTGCTTGCAGGTCTCCACCCTCACCAAAAGTTATGACATTTTTTAGCTCATAGCAGTGGGATACATACTTGGGCAAAACCGCCACATCTCTTTCTTGCATATCCTCAAATATCTCCCCATTTCCCACAATTACATCATCCAAGCATCCAAAGGTTTCCAAGTGTTCTTCACCTATTGCGGTTATTACCCTCACATGTGGCTTTGCTAATTTTACAAGGTTTTTGACATCACCCTTCTGACTTGCTCCCATCTCCACCACCCAAAACTGGCAGTCCTCCTCAAAGTTAGCTATAGAGAAAGGTAAACCTATCTGAGAGTTATAGTTTTTTGGAGTTTTACATACCTTACCTATCTTTGAGAGCAAGAAGGCTATCATCTCCTTGGTGGTGGTTTTCCCGGCGGACCCAGCCACACCTATAACTCTGCCAGTAAATAGCCTTCTCCTATAGAGAGCTATTCTTCTTAAAGCTTCAAGCGTGTCATCCACCAGCACATAAAACTTTCCTTTGGGAACTTTTATCCCTCGCTGGACTATTGCTCCCACCGCCCCCCTTGAAAAAGCTTCCTGAGCAAAGTCGTGACCATCGTGCCTGCCTCCTCTCAAAGCTACAAAAACATTTCCTTCCTTTACTTCCCTGCTGTCTATGCAAAATCCTGAGAAGGTGGTGCTTTCTCCGTAGAGTTTTCCTCTGCAAATGCTGGCAAGCTCCCGCGCGCTTAACTCTCCCATGGGTTATAATCTTAATGTAATGTACAAACTTAAAAAAGCAAAGTCGGTAAAAGGTGAGCTGAGAGTCCCCTCCGACAAGTCCATATCCCACAGGGCTGTTATCCTGTCCGCCATTGCAGAAGGAAAAAGTGTGATAAGAAACTGGCTAAGTTCGGAAGATACGCTGGCAACTCTTCAAATAGCTAAGGCGCTGGGGACAAAAGTAGAAACAAAAGGAAATGAACTTATGATTACTGGCAGAGATTTTAACTTTTGCGAACCAGACTATGTTTTGGATGCAAGAAATTCGGGAACTACCGCAAGGCTCTTTTTGGGAGTGCTTGCCACACAGGAGTTTTTCAGTGTTATTACTGGAGATGAAAGCCTCAGAAACAGACCCATGCTAAGGGTGGTAGAACCTCTCAGGCAAATGGGTGCTTTTCTGGACGGAAGGGAAAAAGGGAACAAACTCCCCATATGTGTCAGAGGAGGCAAGTTAAAGGGTGTATCCTTTTTTAACAAGCGTGCTTCTGCACAGGTAAAGTCCTCCCTTTTGCTGGCAGGTCTGAAAGCCGAAGGCATAACAGAAATAACCGAGCCGTATCTTTCAAGGGATCACACAGAGAGGATGCTTAAACTCTTTGGAGCTAATATCACGCAGTTAGAAGGCAGTAGCGGACACATAATAAAAATAGCAGGAGGACAAAAGCTTTATGGCTGTGAAGTCTTATGCCCTGCCGATCCTTCTTCCGCAGCCTTCTTTGTAGCACTTGCCACTCTTTTGGAAGACTCTCAGCTGATTCTTAAGGATGTTCTTATAAATCCTACAAGGGACGGCTTTTTTAGAAAGCTCAGGCAGATGGGTGCTTATGTAGAGTATGCCAATGTTAGGGAGGTCTCAGGTGAGCCTGTGGCAGACATAGTGGTAGAGGGAGGGAGAAAACTAAAAGGTCTAAACATAACCAAAGAGGATGTGCCTTCCTTGATAGATGAACTACCTCTTTTGGCTCTGGTTATGTCCTTAGCAGAAGGGTCTTCAATAGTAAAAGGTGCGGAGGAGCTGAGATTTAAAGAGAGTGATAGGATTAAGGCGGTGGTAGAAAACTTAAGGAGCATGGGAGCCAACATTGAGGAGTACCAAGACGGTTTTTACATAGAAGGAGTAGAAAAACTGAAAGGTGCTAACATAAAGACATACTCAGACCACCGCATAGCCATGACCTTTTCCGTAGCAGGACTTGTAGCCGAAGGAGAAACCACCATAGACAATCCCGAATGCGTATCTGTATCTTACCCCAACTTTTATGAAGACTTAAACAAGATCATCCTCCAAACCTGAGAACGACTGCAAAATAAACTATAGCAAGTCCTAAAATAAGATTAACAAAGCCCAGAATACGAGCCATTATCCTATAAAAGCCACTCTCTAAAGCTCTCTTTCCAAAGTAAAGATCATGCACAAGAGAAACTACCACAACTATTAAGAAGAGGCCTATTTTGTGCCAAAGGGTAAGCGTATACTGGTTTGAGAAGTTAAACAAGTTAGGAAAGCCAAGTATGTAATGTATGTTAAAAAGACCAGTTATAAAAAGCCCCAACAGTGTCAGAAGAGTTCCATAAAAACTAAAACGCCTACCCACCTCCTGAAAAGCCTGATCTCTAATAGGTAGCTTTCTGACAAAGGGTGATAGCACAAGTACTAAAAAGATCATTCCACCAACCCAAAAGCTTGCAAAGATTATGTGAAGGAAGAGCATAAACTCCTTTATACCCATAGTAATATATTAGCATTATTTTCCTTTGTCCAATAATTTTATGTTTCAACTCCACACGGATGATTAGAAACCCAACTGCCTGTATTAATATTATACTACTCTATCAACATTTTTCAAGAGGGTATATCCCCTTTCCGGTGAAGTTTATTCTTCACCAGAGCAGGATACTCACCTCCACCAAGAGAAAGAAATACAGATGGTCTCTCCAGAGCTCCTTTAAAGGTCCTTAAAAGCTGTTCTTCTCCTACTATATGGACTATAACGTTAAGCCGAAAGAAGTTCATATCACCTGAGAATTCAGATATGGAAAAAGCGTAGGTGAATTTAACCGCCCATGTTCTTTTAACACTCGGGCTTTCCTTATTACCTTTTTCTTTTTTCTTATTTTTTTGTGTCCTCAATCTTTAAGTTCGTAAATAACCCTCCAAAAAGGTCAAATTCGTGGTATTCTTTGACAAGAGCCTTTCCAAAAGCGTCCACATCAAGCTCTGAGTTTTTAAGGTTTCCTTCTATGTACTTTTTCAGCTTTTCA
The DNA window shown above is from Hydrogenobacter thermophilus TK-6 and carries:
- a CDS encoding UDP-N-acetylmuramoyl-tripeptide--D-alanyl-D-alanine ligase encodes the protein MGELSARELASICRGKLYGESTTFSGFCIDSREVKEGNVFVALRGGRHDGHDFAQEAFSRGAVGAIVQRGIKVPKGKFYVLVDDTLEALRRIALYRRRLFTGRVIGVAGSAGKTTTKEMIAFLLSKIGKVCKTPKNYNSQIGLPFSIANFEEDCQFWVVEMGASQKGDVKNLVKLAKPHVRVITAIGEEHLETFGCLDDVIVGNGEIFEDMQERDVAVLPKYVSHCYELKNVITFGEGGDLQATNIKLSKEGITFQVEDVSLSLRVPSLAVLENALCSLGVLKALGYNWKELSHHLANFSPAPQRFHLIRKGSFLIIDDTYNANPPSVRKALLSLSLFDGYRIALLGDMLELGPMSEAYHREVGKLCAELGIDACIFYGTHMRFAYEECLRHGVLCYHSSSKEEALRYLSSLIREGSVILVKGSRGMKMEDLVREI
- the aroA gene encoding 3-phosphoshikimate 1-carboxyvinyltransferase; the protein is MYKLKKAKSVKGELRVPSDKSISHRAVILSAIAEGKSVIRNWLSSEDTLATLQIAKALGTKVETKGNELMITGRDFNFCEPDYVLDARNSGTTARLFLGVLATQEFFSVITGDESLRNRPMLRVVEPLRQMGAFLDGREKGNKLPICVRGGKLKGVSFFNKRASAQVKSSLLLAGLKAEGITEITEPYLSRDHTERMLKLFGANITQLEGSSGHIIKIAGGQKLYGCEVLCPADPSSAAFFVALATLLEDSQLILKDVLINPTRDGFFRKLRQMGAYVEYANVREVSGEPVADIVVEGGRKLKGLNITKEDVPSLIDELPLLALVMSLAEGSSIVKGAEELRFKESDRIKAVVENLRSMGANIEEYQDGFYIEGVEKLKGANIKTYSDHRIAMTFSVAGLVAEGETTIDNPECVSVSYPNFYEDLNKIILQT
- a CDS encoding DUF4149 domain-containing protein; its protein translation is MGIKEFMLFLHIIFASFWVGGMIFLVLVLSPFVRKLPIRDQAFQEVGRRFSFYGTLLTLLGLFITGLFNIHYILGFPNLFNFSNQYTLTLWHKIGLFLIVVVVSLVHDLYFGKRALESGFYRIMARILGFVNLILGLAIVYFAVVLRFGG